Proteins from a genomic interval of Falco rusticolus isolate bFalRus1 chromosome 7, bFalRus1.pri, whole genome shotgun sequence:
- the LOC119151317 gene encoding uncharacterized protein LOC119151317 — MLTLLEEDEAWVVLQARTGHRNVAKSHTGAGSAGPWQSGASLVGGRTRRRYRLWEAQCWIHGRFNIITADVISSGNGSDDEDSSEDMIYPTVFPDWDRSVTKNEYAPSTSKELPFSFGGFLLLFPDLPDVPPPLPHIPCVKIGCSPVHLLFQAHLLCHGKYSFRFLRPISLEARSSMASRIDTLPLYLICGLPSWHVVSQGIIPLWKEIPASTHMAQLFPFSCQYLFVLLHTLDKKVVDSCNFSKQKSLSILKCLSEIYGTLLFEMLCSKKIWCSGNVTGVKLCLSLHAMLNTYLESVSGVDFADSIRPKGVHVSFEWNGCSPEPRSLAALASWGSQ; from the exons ATGCTCACTCTGCTAGAAGAGGACGAAGCATGGGTAGTGCTGCAAGCACGCACAGGGCACCGAAATGTAGCTAAGAGCCACACTGGGGCAGGTTCAGCAGGCCCATGGCAGAGTGGTGCATCCCTTGTGGGTGGAAGAACCAGGAGGAGATACAGACTATGGGAAGCACAGTGCT GGATTCATGGCAGATTTAACATCATCACAGCAGATGTGATCTCAAGTGGCAATGGTTCAGATGATGAAGACTCTTCAGAGGACATGATTTACCCAACAGTGTTTCCAGACTGGGACAGGAGTGTGACCAAGAACGAGTATGCTCCAAGTACTAGTAAGGaacttcctttctcttttggtggtttcttgcttctttttcctgacCTACCTGATGTTCCTCCTCCTTTGCCACACATACCCTGTGTGAAAATTGGATGCTCTCCTGTTCATCTCTTGTTTCAAGCACACCTCCTGTGCCACGGGAAATACTCATTTAGATTTCTGAGGCCCATATCCCTAGAAGCACGATCTTCCATGGCTTCTAGAATTGACACCTTGCCTCTATATCTTATTTGTGGGCTTCCCTCATGGCATGTTGTATCTCAAGGAATAATTCCTCTTTGGAAAGAGATTCCAGCCTCTACACATATGGCACAATTGTTTCCGTTTTCATGCCAATACTTATTTGTCTTGCTTCACACACTAGACAAAAAGGTTGTAGattcatgtaatttttctaaacaaaaatctCTTTCCATCCTTAAATGCCTGTCAGAAATCTATGGAACATTACTATTTGAAATGCTATGTTCTAAGAAAATATGGTGCAGTGGTAATGTGACAGGAGTAAAGCTATGCCTCTCTCTCCATGCTATGCTGAACACCTACCTGGAAAGTGTTTCTGGTGTGGATTTTGCTGACAGCATCAGGCCAAAGGGAGTGCATGTGTCTTTTGAGTGGAATGGCTGTAGTCCTGAGCCCAGGTCCTTGGCAGCATTGGCTTCATGGGGTTCTCAGTAG